The Flavobacterium commune genome contains a region encoding:
- a CDS encoding DoxX family membrane protein: MKIATLIIRTLMGAIFLCTSLSYFFLPSPEPVSTGDFKAFQVGLIASTYLMPLAKSIEFLCGLSFLLGKFTTLANIVIFPVIINIVLINYFLTPSNLPIGIGILFGNIFLIYSHWENYKGLFKMNG, translated from the coding sequence ATGAAAATTGCAACCCTAATTATTCGTACATTAATGGGAGCTATATTCCTTTGTACTTCTCTCAGCTACTTTTTTTTACCAAGCCCTGAACCTGTTTCCACAGGTGATTTCAAAGCATTTCAAGTTGGTCTTATTGCATCAACTTACTTGATGCCATTAGCAAAATCAATTGAATTTTTATGTGGACTTTCTTTTCTGTTAGGGAAATTCACCACCTTGGCTAACATTGTAATCTTCCCGGTAATTATTAATATCGTACTCATTAATTACTTTTTAACTCCAAGCAACCTGCCTATCGGTATTGGTATTCTTTTCGGCAACATCTTCTTAATCTATTCGCACTGGGAGAACTATAAAGGATTGTTTAAAATGAATGGTTAA
- a CDS encoding lactonase family protein, with translation MKKDLLIVFIGLFCIGVQAQENKLNLLIGTYTNSCESKGIYVYDFDTNTAEFSFKNASSTVVSPSYLTVSKDNQFVYAVNENGANSAVSSFKFDAKSGAINLMNQQDSKGADPCYIINDDKNVIVANYSGGNIAVFGKNEDGSITAAKQLIQHFGKGINVQRQEKPHVHMVYFSPDKKFVLVNDLGNDKVYSYEYNPNSNTEVLKNFDSIAVKSGSGPRHLTFSNDGKQVYLLQELDGSLTTFNYLNGKLKKIDETTILAKDFKGTFSSADIHISPDGKFLYASNRGEANTISIFKVKKNGKLESLGQNSTLGKGPRNFAIDPSGNFLLVAHQYSNDVVIFKIDKTTGALEDTGKRIYLCAPVCLVFTKI, from the coding sequence ATGAAAAAAGACCTTCTAATTGTATTTATAGGATTGTTTTGTATTGGAGTTCAAGCTCAGGAAAACAAATTGAATTTACTCATAGGAACTTATACTAACAGCTGTGAAAGCAAAGGTATCTATGTTTATGATTTTGATACGAATACAGCTGAGTTTAGTTTTAAAAATGCCTCTTCAACGGTTGTTAGTCCTAGTTATTTGACTGTTTCTAAGGATAATCAATTTGTGTATGCTGTTAATGAGAATGGTGCTAATAGCGCAGTAAGTTCTTTTAAATTTGATGCAAAAAGTGGTGCAATAAACCTAATGAATCAGCAGGATTCTAAAGGTGCTGATCCTTGCTACATTATAAACGACGATAAAAATGTTATTGTTGCTAATTATTCCGGAGGAAATATTGCCGTTTTTGGAAAAAATGAAGATGGAAGTATTACTGCCGCTAAACAGCTAATTCAACATTTTGGTAAAGGAATAAATGTACAAAGACAAGAGAAACCTCATGTTCATATGGTGTATTTTTCACCCGATAAAAAGTTTGTTTTGGTAAATGATTTAGGAAATGACAAGGTGTATTCTTATGAGTACAATCCGAATTCAAATACTGAAGTTTTGAAAAATTTCGATAGCATTGCAGTGAAATCGGGTAGTGGACCCAGACATTTAACGTTTAGTAATGACGGAAAGCAGGTTTATTTATTGCAAGAATTAGACGGTAGCCTGACGACGTTTAATTATTTGAATGGAAAATTAAAAAAAATAGACGAAACCACTATTTTGGCAAAAGATTTCAAAGGAACTTTTAGTTCAGCCGATATTCATATTTCGCCTGACGGGAAATTTTTATATGCTTCCAACAGAGGAGAAGCCAATACGATTTCGATTTTTAAAGTTAAAAAGAATGGCAAGTTGGAATCATTGGGGCAAAACAGTACATTGGGAAAAGGACCGCGAAATTTTGCAATTGATCCTTCGGGGAATTTTCTTTTGGTTGCTCATCAATATTCGAATGATGTAGTAATTTTTAAAATTGATAAAACAACGGGAGCACTCGAAGACACAGGCAAAAGAATCTATTTGTGCGCTCCTGTTTGTCTGGTTTTTACTAAAATATAA
- a CDS encoding Crp/Fnr family transcriptional regulator, whose amino-acid sequence MLKTKELLLGFKQKDSNLYFVKKGCVRLFVIDKNGEQINMGFGYENSLITCFQTFIEGTPSLISIEAILDTELVAIAKSDLLPLIQSNSEIALWYQSMLESTLTGHIQRQVELLTLKPQERYAVFIKRSGHLINKIPLKYIASYLMMKPETLSRIRAKIS is encoded by the coding sequence ATGCTTAAAACAAAAGAATTACTTTTAGGGTTTAAGCAAAAAGATTCCAATTTGTATTTTGTGAAAAAAGGATGTGTACGCCTGTTTGTGATAGATAAAAATGGAGAACAAATTAATATGGGTTTTGGTTATGAAAATTCATTGATTACTTGTTTTCAGACTTTTATTGAAGGAACGCCTTCGTTGATAAGCATAGAAGCTATTTTAGATACTGAATTAGTTGCTATTGCTAAATCGGATTTATTGCCGCTGATTCAAAGCAATTCTGAAATTGCGTTATGGTATCAATCTATGCTTGAGTCTACATTGACCGGGCATATTCAACGACAGGTGGAATTACTTACTTTAAAGCCTCAGGAACGTTATGCCGTTTTTATTAAAAGAAGTGGACATTTGATAAATAAAATTCCTTTAAAATATATTGCTTCTTATTTGATGATGAAACCGGAGACTTTAAGCAGAATTCGGGCTAAAATTTCTTGA
- a CDS encoding redoxin domain-containing protein, with the protein MKLVSGQKAPLFVTKDIFGNIIDLSQIENQKIILSFFRYAECPMCNVQIAKIMLQKENFAKHNLKLITVFESSEESLKASIYDRHSFDFVIIADRNRELYTLYGVHPSWFKTIRTFSLKAIQNLKLAFKNEFKIMGRVEGTINQIPADFLIGKDKQIEIAHYGNSVIDHYPLEKLLN; encoded by the coding sequence ATGAAATTAGTTTCAGGGCAAAAAGCACCTTTATTTGTTACCAAAGATATTTTTGGAAACATCATAGATCTTAGTCAGATTGAGAATCAAAAAATTATTTTAAGTTTTTTTAGGTATGCCGAATGTCCAATGTGTAATGTTCAAATTGCCAAAATTATGCTGCAAAAAGAAAATTTTGCTAAACATAATTTGAAATTAATTACTGTTTTTGAATCTTCGGAAGAGAGTTTGAAAGCAAGTATTTATGACCGTCATTCTTTTGATTTTGTAATAATAGCCGATAGAAATAGGGAATTATATACCTTGTATGGAGTGCATCCTTCCTGGTTTAAAACAATACGTACTTTTTCGTTAAAAGCAATTCAAAATTTAAAGCTGGCTTTTAAAAATGAATTTAAAATTATGGGTAGAGTAGAAGGGACAATCAATCAAATCCCCGCTGATTTTTTAATTGGAAAAGATAAACAAATTGAAATAGCACATTATGGTAATAGTGTAATTGATCATTATCCTTTGGAGAAGTTGTTAAATTAG